The following proteins are co-located in the Candidatus Lokiarchaeota archaeon genome:
- a CDS encoding AbrB/MazE/SpoVT family DNA-binding domain-containing protein, whose protein sequence is MGLTTESRIGKKYTIYLPREVVEETEVEEGMKILIRVEGNQIIIEPLPDPVTLAVKGEKFATMTLEEMEGISREEQSKYTKDSA, encoded by the coding sequence ATGGGCCTGACAACTGAAAGTCGCATCGGAAAGAAATACACAATTTACCTTCCACGAGAAGTCGTCGAAGAGACCGAGGTGGAGGAGGGAATGAAAATCCTCATCAGGGTCGAGGGAAACCAAATCATCATCGAGCCCCTCCCCGACCCAGTAACTCTGGCTGTTAAAGGAGAGAAATTCGCGACCATGACACTTGAGGAGATGGAGGGCATAAGCCGTGAAGAGCAATCGAAGTATACCAAGGATTCTGCTTGA
- a CDS encoding ATP-binding cassette domain-containing protein — protein sequence MNKQESRRYDSLLKLKDLSKIYRNITLDGFVPRQKQVRALVSISGSFDGGILGLVGPNGAGKTTLIKIIAGLLHQSFGNLEVLGYDPWSESTRMKAEMGFLLEEPQYPPLSGRKYLKYICEIRGFDGSSAEKETESLLNQVGMSGAQNRKISTYSAGMRRRLGLAVSLVGSPRFVVLDEPTKSLDPDGRRLFMETVNQYYKEHNTSFLISSHILADLEQICTNAWIISKGEIITAGTMAEIGEIKRPTRFLVEVDKPEVLYNYLQENGSLKEVTRDGHRLYIKGEEKSLFDLVSRGVQYHGLTMQRFEPVKGELERIMFGDDDDD from the coding sequence ATGAATAAACAAGAAAGTAGGCGTTATGATTCTCTACTCAAGCTCAAGGACCTGTCTAAGATCTATCGAAACATAACTCTTGATGGTTTCGTTCCTAGACAGAAACAGGTACGAGCGCTTGTGAGTATCTCTGGTTCTTTTGACGGCGGCATTCTTGGGCTAGTGGGGCCGAATGGTGCAGGGAAAACCACGCTAATCAAGATAATTGCGGGGTTGTTGCATCAATCTTTTGGTAATCTTGAAGTCCTCGGTTATGATCCATGGTCAGAATCGACAAGAATGAAGGCAGAAATGGGCTTCCTACTTGAAGAACCACAGTATCCCCCGCTAAGCGGGCGGAAATACCTGAAGTATATATGTGAAATAAGAGGGTTTGACGGAAGCTCGGCTGAGAAGGAAACAGAGAGTCTCTTGAATCAAGTTGGGATGTCGGGCGCTCAAAACAGAAAAATCTCAACGTATTCAGCAGGAATGCGTAGACGTCTGGGTCTCGCTGTATCGCTGGTTGGATCGCCACGTTTTGTGGTTTTGGATGAGCCAACAAAATCTCTTGACCCTGATGGGCGAAGACTGTTCATGGAAACGGTGAATCAATATTACAAGGAGCATAACACTAGTTTTCTCATCTCAAGTCATATCTTGGCTGACTTGGAGCAAATCTGTACGAACGCATGGATCATCTCGAAAGGAGAAATCATAACAGCTGGGACCATGGCAGAAATTGGTGAAATCAAACGACCGACCAGATTTCTGGTAGAGGTGGATAAACCGGAGGTGCTCTACAATTATCTCCAAGAGAATGGCTCCCTTAAAGAAGTAACAAGAGATGGACACCGATTGTATATCAAGGGTGAAGAGAAAAGCCTCTTCGATCTGGTTTCGAGGGGAGTACAATACCATGGCCTAACCATGCAGAGATTTGAACCTGTAAAAGGAGAACTAGAACGAATTATGTTCGGAGACGATGATGATGACTGA
- a CDS encoding PAS domain-containing protein, which produces MCCKDRRDQPKDRDIPILQSRLEGTYCASHNSIASQSEYDNKTFLLHVIESLAHPFYVVDPQDYTIKLANTAAQLGQLDANPTCYRMIHNRNTPCSSEHPCPLDLVEQTKDFVVVEHTHIHSDGETRIVEIHAHPILDSDGNVSLVIEHSLDVTEQRQTEEKLQMESRRAQLYLDKLGHDMANMLQVILGDVQILQHCISSDSEMMAESLNRIQEALGRCFELVSQAQFTQDLISAPLVNRSLERALLDCIETVAERHDDFLVQMSMDMEDSKITADKFLDTLLDNVLDNAIRHNPSDNKRVWIRAIQKKRGYKITIEDNGPGIDDDFKSVVFNPFQWDGHFGLYSSADIVEKYNGRIRVSDRVPGNPGSGTKFTIWLPTSEVICR; this is translated from the coding sequence ATGTGCTGCAAGGACAGAAGAGACCAGCCAAAAGACAGGGATATACCCATTCTACAGTCGCGTCTGGAAGGCACATACTGCGCCTCTCATAATAGCATAGCATCTCAATCGGAATATGATAATAAGACATTTTTACTTCATGTTATTGAATCGTTAGCGCACCCATTTTATGTTGTAGACCCACAAGATTACACTATCAAACTTGCTAATACTGCTGCCCAATTAGGTCAGCTTGATGCAAATCCGACATGTTACAGAATGATACATAATCGGAACACACCTTGTTCCAGTGAGCATCCATGCCCCCTTGATTTAGTGGAACAAACTAAAGATTTTGTAGTTGTTGAGCATACACACATTCATTCTGACGGAGAGACACGAATAGTTGAAATCCATGCGCATCCGATTCTTGATTCTGACGGAAATGTTTCACTGGTAATCGAACATTCACTTGATGTAACGGAACAGCGACAAACCGAAGAAAAACTCCAAATGGAGTCACGAAGGGCACAACTCTACTTGGATAAACTCGGTCATGATATGGCCAACATGTTACAGGTCATTTTGGGGGATGTTCAAATTCTTCAACATTGCATATCGTCAGATTCTGAAATGATGGCGGAATCTCTCAATCGCATTCAGGAAGCGCTAGGACGTTGTTTTGAATTAGTATCCCAAGCTCAATTTACGCAGGACTTGATTTCAGCTCCACTCGTGAATCGATCTCTCGAAAGAGCATTGCTTGATTGTATTGAGACAGTAGCTGAGCGGCATGATGATTTCCTTGTCCAAATGTCAATGGATATGGAAGACAGCAAGATAACCGCTGACAAGTTCTTAGACACCCTTCTTGATAATGTACTCGACAATGCTATACGGCATAATCCCTCTGACAATAAGCGTGTGTGGATACGAGCTATCCAAAAGAAGCGGGGATACAAGATTACTATCGAAGACAACGGACCAGGAATTGATGACGATTTCAAGTCGGTTGTGTTCAATCCTTTTCAATGGGACGGTCATTTTGGATTGTATTCTTCTGCGGATATTGTAGAAAAATACAACGGACGCATTAGGGTATCTGACCGTGTTCCGGGAAATCCCGGCAGCGGAACGAAATTCACAATCTGGCTACCAACTTCGGAGGTAATATGTAGATGA
- a CDS encoding antitoxin: MVSKTISVTEDVYNLLKKMKLPGESFGDTIARLARGKTTTSLRMWVKTSEGWSDLTDAEARKLEETLKQIGERFDLERVDLS; the protein is encoded by the coding sequence ATGGTTTCTAAGACCATATCCGTCACTGAAGATGTGTATAACCTCCTCAAGAAAATGAAGTTGCCAGGTGAGAGTTTCGGAGATACTATAGCTCGACTCGCTAGAGGAAAGACTACAACATCGCTTCGAATGTGGGTGAAAACATCGGAAGGGTGGTCAGATTTGACTGATGCTGAAGCTCGCAAGCTCGAAGAGACTCTAAAACAGATTGGAGAACGCTTTGATCTGGAGCGAGTTGATCTGTCTTGA
- a CDS encoding helix-turn-helix domain-containing protein: protein MIRNSKDTTRVVRKLMDIAAQSIGLPDTAGIILTTLYTHRATSEKGLSIGEMSDDTGLSRSTVSQICSQLGTAGILTRRADTDHTGRGRRKMLYYPRVSLHHFLSLSIRRYVQDINRIRMKIEAVLSSEDQIESIENSILKLAKVEIEMFLSDFSQFSDGGVNFNRPVQDHTSPDTQEGTAMDMS, encoded by the coding sequence ATGATAAGAAACTCCAAAGACACTACTCGAGTTGTACGAAAGCTTATGGATATTGCAGCTCAATCAATAGGACTTCCTGATACAGCTGGAATTATCCTGACTACTTTATACACCCATAGAGCCACATCCGAAAAAGGATTGTCTATCGGGGAAATGAGTGACGATACTGGCTTATCAAGAAGTACCGTGTCTCAGATTTGCTCTCAGCTTGGTACTGCAGGCATTTTGACACGACGGGCAGATACAGATCATACTGGGCGGGGAAGAAGGAAAATGCTCTACTATCCTCGAGTGAGTCTACATCATTTTCTTTCCCTTAGTATTAGAAGATACGTACAAGATATCAACAGAATAAGAATGAAGATTGAGGCTGTATTGAGTAGTGAGGACCAGATTGAAAGTATCGAAAACAGCATACTGAAACTTGCCAAAGTTGAGATTGAGATGTTCCTGTCCGATTTCTCCCAGTTCTCAGATGGGGGAGTAAATTTCAACCGCCCGGTACAGGACCACACTTCTCCCGATACCCAAGAAGGAACTGCAATGGATATGTCGTGA
- a CDS encoding PIN domain-containing protein, producing the protein MLLSDVFPRNQLKGYQMQWTHFGKSEAKSGLRAWKRWWVEIALIADSSFVIDLMREHEEALKKLAEIRENNRLQYIASPTVMELAVGVALADLPTQEQEKIDDILTGFQVIPLDTDCAWRAGIETGILRKNGKITDPIDGQIAGIALQNEEPIVTRNLKHFELFEGLQVETY; encoded by the coding sequence ATGCTTTTGTCGGATGTATTTCCAAGGAATCAGTTGAAAGGCTATCAGATGCAATGGACACATTTCGGAAAGAGCGAGGCAAAATCTGGTTTGAGAGCATGGAAGAGATGGTGGGTTGAGATTGCCTTGATAGCTGACTCATCTTTTGTGATAGATCTCATGAGGGAACATGAAGAAGCTTTGAAAAAGCTGGCTGAGATTAGGGAGAACAATCGCCTACAGTATATTGCATCGCCTACCGTCATGGAGCTGGCAGTTGGCGTTGCATTAGCTGACCTTCCAACACAAGAGCAGGAAAAAATCGACGACATCCTCACAGGGTTTCAAGTTATTCCCCTTGATACTGATTGTGCATGGCGAGCAGGAATAGAGACAGGTATACTTCGAAAGAATGGGAAAATTACTGACCCCATAGATGGACAAATTGCGGGAATTGCTCTTCAGAATGAGGAGCCCATAGTAACACGCAATCTGAAACACTTTGAGTTGTTCGAAGGCCTCCAAGTTGAAACATATTAG
- a CDS encoding PIN domain-containing protein, with translation MIFLDTTYLVDVLRKDGAAIEWLDSSEEEPLYTSEINTFELYTGLYRISTASRDKIQRRTEELEQILARVEVLPFERAASLTSTEILAELLSKGTPISTSDVMIAGTALSKGINRVLTRNVQHFERISLISVETY, from the coding sequence TTGATATTCTTGGATACGACTTACCTCGTTGATGTTCTTCGAAAAGATGGTGCAGCGATTGAATGGCTTGACAGCTCAGAAGAGGAACCTCTGTATACTTCGGAAATCAACACATTCGAACTCTACACTGGGCTTTATAGAATATCTACGGCTTCGCGAGACAAGATCCAGAGACGCACAGAAGAATTGGAGCAGATTCTGGCCCGAGTTGAAGTCCTCCCATTCGAGAGAGCTGCATCGCTTACATCCACTGAGATTCTTGCTGAGCTACTGAGTAAAGGCACTCCCATTAGCACCAGTGATGTAATGATTGCTGGAACTGCGTTGTCAAAGGGAATCAATCGTGTACTTACTCGAAATGTTCAGCATTTTGAGCGCATCTCACTGATTTCTGTCGAAACCTACTGA
- a CDS encoding PAS domain S-box protein, with product MDIQILVVDDDEDLIFLAQQFLGMQDEDFHLVPATTGQEALRLLESNEIDAVICDYYLGPGQLNGLEILEWLRDQDSDIPFIIFTGRSREDIAIQALNLGADYYFEKTDDLGGLFSEIAHHVKSVVRHRRMKEVLHESEERYRSLVQSIDDILLVLDENNFIVQYHPSENDVFVTNPASIRGTHIMNILPSTMAESCTRLAEAVRDTGERRSTDYGIVINGEQMWFTANLDLHENGKYVVVTLIDTTKRKEVEENLRQAEAEWRHTFDAIPDMVSVIDTNFRIMKANESTYESLGLSREEIIGQKCYEVFHDSSAPIPDCPHTETAETGEDAVAETSDFRNGCPFLVTTSPLFDHDGNQIGVVHIAKDISERVQTREALQASEAKFRAIFERAGIGMSMVTLDGHFLEANKALQDILGYSREELLSMQTADVTHPDDIAKDEAALSSMLKGDLDRYQIEKRYIRKDGTILWGLLTVSLLRGENGSPIGTVGMLENITQRKQAEKLLREEKERAQMYLDQAGTVILVTDLNLDITLLNKKGSEVLGYNEEDVLGKNWIEMFIPDGEKESIRGYMSGILAGTLEPTKAEEGPVLTSNGEIRWIEWSDAVLKDENGKPTGILSAGPDITERKKAKEEARESYEKFRQLFEQAPIGTAQVDLEGNIFEVNPALSDMLGYSRKELVSMQVQDVTHPDDWGTEAELNQEMLSGERNSYSARKRFIDRNGNVIWGDLHVSMNRNEDGAPQSVVGMVSDVTDEVLAKRELTESEEQFRMMAENISDGLMILQEDSLVYANDRVTEILGFTQEELSNMSYSELVADEEKDRLLKSIQKCEAEKRGTQTMSLWIKRKNGSRRYVNGRYTCFEKDDGHLMKYILLTDRTDEKLAQEKLKRKEKRFREFYEKAPFGCQMLDEQGCLLDVNQKWLETTGYSRQEVLGVYFGEFLTEEGKQRFSRVFAEFKERGFVEDIKYSLVKRDGSVLKAVFNGQVIYDEAGNFVRTQCIFRDITNVSKTNAIRERQQEELEDIAHMMVHNLASKMRNISNLVDLLKTEHSDSTIRKLDSIAYHSAELLCEAAELAEEPAVATRKEWVDLRELARTAAATTIPNEIETDIDDLPRVLANRKKSATIFENIFRNAVEHGQPNRIEVRKEKSNQGTSIIISNDGVPIPQRIRDKIFRRGFTTKDEGAGMGLAVVEKVVKAHGWRIYLEPSDTTSFRIALGHLGPLA from the coding sequence ATGGATATCCAGATACTGGTAGTCGATGATGATGAAGATCTGATTTTCCTGGCACAGCAGTTTCTTGGCATGCAAGATGAAGATTTTCATCTAGTCCCGGCTACCACAGGGCAGGAGGCTCTCCGTCTGTTGGAGAGCAATGAAATCGATGCTGTCATCTGTGACTATTACCTTGGTCCTGGTCAATTGAATGGATTAGAAATATTGGAATGGCTCAGAGATCAGGATTCTGATATCCCATTTATCATATTTACTGGCCGTAGTCGGGAAGATATTGCCATTCAAGCGCTCAATCTTGGAGCAGATTACTATTTCGAAAAAACAGATGATTTGGGTGGATTGTTCTCCGAGATTGCACATCATGTGAAAAGCGTAGTGCGTCATAGACGCATGAAAGAAGTACTACATGAAAGCGAGGAGCGATATCGAAGCCTAGTACAATCTATAGACGACATTCTTCTTGTGCTCGATGAAAACAACTTCATTGTTCAGTATCATCCATCTGAGAATGACGTTTTTGTGACGAATCCTGCAAGTATACGTGGCACCCACATCATGAATATTCTCCCCTCTACTATGGCAGAATCATGCACTCGACTAGCTGAAGCAGTACGAGATACGGGAGAGCGACGGAGTACGGACTACGGGATTGTTATCAATGGTGAACAGATGTGGTTCACAGCCAATCTTGATCTTCATGAGAATGGGAAATATGTGGTTGTAACGCTCATAGATACTACAAAACGAAAAGAAGTGGAAGAGAATCTGAGGCAGGCTGAGGCTGAATGGCGGCATACCTTTGATGCGATTCCCGACATGGTTTCAGTCATCGATACCAATTTTCGAATAATGAAAGCAAATGAGTCGACCTATGAGAGCCTTGGTCTATCTCGAGAAGAAATCATAGGTCAGAAGTGCTACGAAGTATTCCATGATTCTAGTGCACCAATTCCTGATTGCCCTCATACTGAAACAGCTGAAACCGGTGAAGATGCAGTCGCAGAGACATCCGATTTCCGAAATGGCTGCCCTTTTCTCGTGACCACATCCCCTCTTTTTGATCACGATGGGAATCAGATTGGCGTAGTCCATATCGCCAAAGACATCTCGGAACGGGTGCAGACCCGTGAGGCACTTCAGGCGAGTGAAGCCAAGTTCCGCGCCATATTTGAACGTGCGGGCATTGGTATGTCTATGGTTACATTGGATGGGCATTTCTTGGAAGCCAACAAGGCACTGCAGGATATTCTGGGCTATAGCCGAGAGGAACTTCTTTCAATGCAGACAGCAGATGTAACCCATCCTGATGATATTGCCAAGGATGAAGCTGCCCTTTCATCTATGCTAAAAGGGGACTTGGACCGCTATCAGATTGAAAAAAGGTACATACGAAAAGATGGGACAATTCTGTGGGGACTACTTACAGTATCTCTTCTTCGGGGGGAGAATGGTTCTCCTATCGGTACGGTTGGTATGCTCGAAAACATCACTCAGCGAAAACAAGCCGAGAAGCTCCTTCGTGAAGAGAAAGAACGGGCACAAATGTACTTGGATCAAGCTGGAACCGTTATTCTTGTTACCGATTTGAACTTGGACATAACTCTTCTGAACAAAAAGGGGTCCGAAGTTCTGGGGTATAATGAAGAAGATGTTCTTGGAAAAAACTGGATTGAAATGTTCATACCTGATGGGGAGAAGGAATCCATTCGAGGGTACATGTCCGGGATTCTTGCTGGCACTTTGGAACCCACGAAGGCAGAAGAAGGCCCCGTTTTAACCTCCAACGGCGAAATCCGCTGGATTGAATGGTCTGATGCTGTGCTGAAGGATGAAAATGGTAAGCCCACTGGAATTCTCAGCGCGGGGCCTGATATAACTGAGCGAAAAAAGGCAAAAGAAGAAGCCCGGGAAAGCTACGAGAAGTTTCGTCAGCTGTTCGAACAAGCTCCAATTGGCACTGCTCAGGTGGACCTCGAAGGCAATATATTCGAGGTCAATCCTGCTCTTAGTGACATGCTGGGTTATTCTCGAAAAGAGCTTGTTTCGATGCAGGTCCAAGACGTAACTCATCCAGATGACTGGGGCACGGAGGCTGAGCTTAACCAAGAAATGCTAAGTGGTGAGAGGAACTCCTATAGTGCTCGCAAGAGGTTTATTGATCGCAATGGAAATGTGATATGGGGGGATCTACATGTGTCAATGAACAGGAATGAAGATGGGGCCCCTCAGTCGGTCGTTGGAATGGTTTCCGATGTGACTGATGAGGTCTTGGCAAAACGCGAGTTGACCGAATCCGAAGAACAGTTCCGGATGATGGCTGAGAACATCAGTGATGGCCTTATGATTCTCCAGGAGGACTCCCTTGTTTATGCCAATGATCGGGTGACAGAGATTCTTGGCTTCACGCAGGAGGAACTTAGCAACATGAGCTATAGCGAGCTTGTTGCTGATGAGGAAAAAGACAGGCTTCTGAAGTCAATTCAGAAATGTGAGGCTGAGAAAAGGGGAACTCAGACTATGAGCCTCTGGATTAAGAGGAAAAACGGATCTCGACGGTACGTGAATGGGCGCTATACGTGTTTTGAGAAAGATGATGGTCATCTGATGAAATACATCCTTTTGACTGATAGAACAGATGAGAAACTTGCCCAGGAAAAACTAAAGAGGAAAGAGAAGAGATTTCGAGAGTTCTATGAGAAAGCTCCATTTGGATGTCAGATGCTGGATGAGCAAGGATGCTTACTTGATGTGAATCAGAAATGGCTTGAGACAACGGGATATTCTCGACAAGAGGTTTTGGGCGTGTATTTTGGGGAGTTTCTGACCGAAGAGGGGAAGCAGAGATTTTCACGTGTCTTCGCTGAGTTCAAGGAGCGAGGATTCGTTGAGGATATTAAATATAGTCTGGTCAAAAGAGATGGTTCGGTGTTGAAAGCAGTCTTCAACGGGCAAGTCATCTACGATGAGGCTGGCAATTTTGTCAGAACGCAGTGCATTTTCAGGGATATAACAAATGTGAGCAAGACAAATGCTATTCGAGAAAGACAACAAGAGGAGCTCGAGGACATTGCTCACATGATGGTGCATAATCTAGCTAGCAAAATGCGGAATATCAGCAACTTGGTTGATTTACTGAAGACGGAACATAGTGACAGCACTATTAGGAAACTTGATAGCATAGCCTACCATTCAGCTGAACTCCTTTGTGAGGCTGCTGAGCTTGCTGAAGAGCCTGCAGTTGCCACTCGCAAGGAATGGGTAGATTTGCGCGAATTAGCTCGAACAGCTGCTGCAACGACAATTCCAAACGAAATCGAGACAGATATTGACGATCTACCAAGGGTTCTAGCCAATCGGAAAAAATCTGCTACAATTTTTGAGAACATTTTCAGAAATGCCGTGGAACATGGCCAGCCAAACAGGATTGAAGTCAGGAAAGAGAAATCGAATCAAGGCACCTCTATTATTATTTCAAATGATGGTGTCCCAATTCCTCAACGCATCAGAGATAAGATATTCAGAAGAGGTTTTACCACTAAAGATGAAGGGGCTGGAATGGGCCTTGCGGTTGTGGAGAAGGTTGTTAAGGCGCATGGTTGGAGAATCTATTTGGAGCCCTCTGATACCACGAGCTTCAGAATTGCACTGGGCCATCTAGGGCCTCTTGCCTGA
- a CDS encoding PAS domain-containing protein translates to MTDDELNPIIYWDKISVYVEGCSILDDHGAIRKRILGDLRKNPKGLTITDIASDIDVNRNTTARYLDVMQMAGQVEMRKVGPAKLYTLSQRVPLDAMLNIAEDGILTFDSDLKVIRTNNSCATSLEIEPDAVLGKKLDNLSLPGLSEDWILSLMSDAARGKECDFKTSIEREDGIRHFRVKLVPTTFYDGTTGATMILEDITKRTLAEQEVERQRNFLHRVMESVQHPFYVIDANDYSVKLANSASRFGDLTQNKKCYALTHGRSSPCAADVHPCPLQKVKEEKEPVTVEHIHHQISGPTRHLEVHAHPIFDEEGNVDKIIEYCLDITDRKQLERDIRRLLELYQMTAEKVAAGTFVVQHEQVIYCNPLLAKALGYKVHEFTNVPLHKMVDDKHLELIVNTMEEIENPTSLKCKLRKKNGQYTEVRLTLAPSTYLDEPAYIITLEQGAGANQSE, encoded by the coding sequence ATGACAGACGATGAACTGAATCCTATTATATACTGGGATAAGATTTCGGTTTACGTAGAGGGATGTTCTATATTGGATGACCATGGAGCCATACGAAAAAGGATACTGGGAGATCTTAGAAAGAATCCAAAAGGTCTTACAATAACAGACATCGCGAGCGATATCGATGTAAATAGAAATACTACAGCTAGATATCTCGATGTAATGCAGATGGCGGGGCAGGTCGAAATGCGGAAGGTGGGGCCAGCCAAACTGTATACCCTATCGCAGCGCGTTCCGTTGGATGCAATGTTGAACATTGCCGAAGACGGTATTCTCACTTTTGATTCAGACCTCAAAGTCATTAGAACCAATAACTCATGTGCAACATCATTGGAAATAGAGCCTGACGCCGTACTTGGGAAAAAATTGGACAATCTGAGTCTGCCAGGATTATCTGAAGATTGGATACTGTCCTTAATGTCTGATGCGGCAAGAGGAAAGGAATGCGACTTCAAAACCTCCATAGAGCGAGAGGATGGAATAAGACATTTTCGAGTCAAGTTGGTGCCTACAACATTCTACGATGGCACGACTGGTGCTACCATGATTCTTGAAGACATCACGAAGAGAACATTGGCAGAACAAGAAGTTGAAAGACAACGAAATTTTCTGCATCGCGTTATGGAGTCGGTCCAACACCCATTCTATGTTATTGACGCCAACGATTACTCAGTCAAGCTTGCGAATAGTGCTTCTCGATTCGGCGATTTGACACAAAACAAAAAATGCTATGCCTTAACCCATGGGAGAAGCTCTCCATGTGCAGCTGATGTACATCCTTGTCCATTACAGAAAGTAAAGGAAGAGAAGGAACCAGTTACAGTGGAACATATCCATCACCAAATATCAGGTCCTACAAGACATCTTGAGGTGCATGCTCATCCCATTTTTGATGAAGAAGGGAATGTAGACAAAATAATCGAATACTGTTTGGATATCACAGACAGAAAGCAATTGGAGCGGGATATTCGAAGGCTGTTGGAATTGTATCAGATGACCGCTGAGAAAGTAGCTGCTGGGACGTTCGTAGTTCAACATGAACAGGTGATATACTGTAATCCACTGCTGGCAAAAGCGCTTGGCTATAAAGTTCACGAGTTCACAAACGTTCCGTTACACAAAATGGTTGATGACAAGCACCTAGAATTGATAGTCAATACAATGGAAGAGATTGAAAACCCGACGAGTTTGAAGTGCAAGCTTAGAAAGAAAAACGGGCAATACACAGAGGTTCGATTGACCCTGGCGCCTTCAACATATCTCGATGAACCAGCGTATATAATCACCCTAGAACAAGGTGCTGGTGCAAATCAATCAGAATAG